From a single Brassica oleracea var. oleracea cultivar TO1000 chromosome C5, BOL, whole genome shotgun sequence genomic region:
- the LOC106344925 gene encoding uncharacterized protein LOC106344925: MVKDWINIHKPLFEAFLETHIHSSNAARINDAILVVWKSFGNYGHHSSGQIIVVWDPSVSVFIYKATEQAVTYGVHILSENINLTVTFVYGFNVVGERQALWNELVEISDTPALQNSTWTVLGDFNKILRLAHHSGYPSHVVDSSGMQEANEALQDAGLFEAQAKGTPFTWSNNNDQDPISKRIDHTLVNQIWADHFRDSYADLLEPGQSDHSPCIVKVPSLRRQSRKPFKFYHHIIDHPDYNSAVTAAWNPGSITGSAQFKLVRTMKMLKKDLRGINKRHFSGISERVKGQSAKGILGETDMPLSPSSVESLKDLLLFRCSELSRAYLKREVLSAEIKGTIFAMPLSKSPGPDVYSVEFLRASWDTVGEDIIVAVAEFFRNGRLLKDLNTTTIVLIPKTSAACRLGDFRLISCCNLVYKVITKIIVNRLKSILQSSISRNQAAFLKGQSLGENGLLASDLIRNYRSSSCPRRCMLKVDIKKAFDTISWDFIIKLLDAQDLPPLFVTWIRECITSPRFSVAINGELAGFFLGMKRPRQGDFISPYLFIMAMEALSKLLDQAVEAGGLRLHPSCQEPRVTHLLFADDLLVFLDGSRHSITSIKKVLTTFKEWTGLDMNVAKSEIFFGGFSEIEASVIADISRFRIGSFPTRYLGLSLNPSRISYATLQPFLERINCWTVKTLSFAGKVTLVASVIHGMVNFWSSVFALPKRFYEKIDSLCSPFSGKIALHLLLGQELVGVLMGGLAAFKCLQKEVLLTTTDYQRFFPTAFGQTGPRSLRLGLESHVCQAARNGDWTLPHARSDVAETLQIVLTTMSLPTPVNQFGFSVEETKRMTGETMVILTGEFKSGDNKTPNRALSEEGLQTLAREIKALTMSMLLSEEENQTASDISLGEP, encoded by the exons ATGGTCAAAGACTGGATTAACATCCATAAACCTCTTTTTGAAGCGTTTTTGGAAACGCATATCCATAGTAGTAATGCAGCCAGAATAAATGATGCTATACTGGTAGTTTGGAAGTCTTTTGGGAACTACGGGCATCACAGTTCTGGTCAGATAATTGTTGTTTGGGACCCTTCGGTCTCTGTATTTATCTACAAGGCTACAGAGCAAGCTGTTACATATGGAGTTCACATTTTGTCGGAGAACATAAATCTTACTGTCACGTTTGTGTACGGGTTCAACGTTGTTGGAGAGAGGCAGGCGTTGTGGAATGAACTAGTTGAGATAAGTGATACCCCAGCGTTGCAGAATTCTACTTGGACCGTCCTTGGAGACTTTAATAAGATTTTACGCTTGGCTCACCATTCGGGTTATCCGTCTCATGTGGTTGATTCAAGTGGTATGCAGGAGGCTAATGAGGCTTTGCAAGATGCGGGATTGTTTGAGGCTCAAGCAAAAGGAACACCTTTCACGTGGTCGAATAATAATGACCAGGACCCAATCTCCAAGAGAATTGATCACACTCTCGTAAACCAAATTTGGGCAGATCATTTTCGTGATTCATATGCAGATTTACTCGAGCCGGGGCAATCTGATCATTCGCCGTGCATAGTCAAGGTTCCATCATTGAGGCGACAAAGCAGGAAGCCTTTTAAGTTCTATCACCATATCATCGATCACCCTGACTACAACTCTGCTGTTACTGCTGCCTGGAACCCGGGATCAATCACAGGCTCTGCCCAATTCAAACTGGTCAGGACGATGAAAATGCTTAAAAAAGATCTAAGAGGAATCAACAAGCGGCACTTCAGTGGTATTAGTGAAAGGGTGAAGGGGCAATCTGCTAAG GGTATCTTAGGGGAAACTGATATGCCATTGTCTCCTTCCAGTGTAGAGTCCTTGAAAGATTTGCTTCTCTTCAGATGTTCGGAGTTGTCGAGAGCGTATCTGAAAAGGGAGGTTCTTTCAGCAGAGATCAAGGGAACAATATTTGCAATGCCTCTGAGCAAGAGCCCTGGTCCGGATGTGTACTCAGTAGAGTTTCTGAGGGCGTCATGGGACACTGTTGGGGAGGACATAATAGTTGCAGTCGCTGAGTTCTTTCGGAATGGGCGCTTATTAAAAGACCTGAACACAACAACCATCGTACTCATTCCAAAAACTAGCGCTGCGTGTAGGCTTGGGGATTTTAGGCTGATTAGCTGTTGTAATCTGGTTTATAAAGTCATCACAAAGATTATAGTGAACCGCCTAAAGTCGATTCTTCAGTCGAGCATTAGTAGAAATCAGGCTGCTTTCCTAAAGGGTCAAAGTTTAGGAGAGAATGGTCTCCTCGCGTCTGACCTGATAAGGAACTATAGATCTTCCTCATGCCCAAGAAGATGTATGCTTAAGGTGGACATAAAAAAGGCGTTCGATACCATTTCTTGGGACTTTATAATTAAACTGCTTGATGCACAGGATTTACCACCTTTGTTTGTCACTTGGATTCGGGAATGCATTACTTCCCCTCGCTTTTCAGTGGCCATCAATGGAGAGTTAGCTGGATTCTTCCTGGGCATGAAGAGGCCTCGTCAGGGCGATTTTATCTCACCTTATTTGTTCATTATGGCGATGGAAGCGCTATCTAAATTACTAGATCAGGCTGTGGAGGCAGGCGGCCTTAGATTACATCCAAGCTGTCAAGAGCCAAGAGTTACTCATCTCTTATTTGCAGACGATCTGTTGGTGTTTTTAGATGGCTCTAGGCATTCCATTACTAGCATTAAAAAGGTCTTGACAACATTTAAAGAGTGGACGGGTCTGGATATGAATGTAGCAAAATCAGAGATCTTCTTTGGGGGTTTTTCTGAGATTGAAGCATCAGTTATTGCTGATATATCTAGATTTCGAATTGGAAGTTTTCCTACTAGGTACTTGGGTCTGTCTCTTAACCCGAGTAGGATAAGCTACGCTACCCTGCAGCCTTTTCTGGAGAGGATTAATTGTTGGACGGTTAAGACCCTTTCATTTGCAGGAAAAGTCACCCTTGTAGCCTCTGTCATACATGGCATGGTCAACTTCTGGAGCTCGGTCTTTGCTCTGCCAAAGAGATTTTATGAAAAAATTGACTCATTGTGCTCACCTTTCTCTGGAAAAATAGCACTACATCTGCTGTTGGGGCAAGAGTTAGTTGG GGTCCTTATGGGTGGCCTGGCTGCATTCAAATGTCTTCAGAAGGAAGTGTTACTGACCACAACTGATTATCAGCGCTTTTTTCCTACT GCATTTGGACAGACTGGTCCCCGTTCTCTTCGGTTGGGACTTGAATCTCATGTTTGTCAAGCAGCTCGGAATGGTGATTGGACCCTGCCTCATGCTCGTTCTGATGTGGCTGAAACGCTACAGATTGTTCTCACTACCATGTCTCTACCTACGCCTGTAAATCAGTTTGGATTTTCAGTAGAGGAGACGAAAAGGATGACAGGTGAAACAATGGTGATTCTCACCGGAGAGTTCAAGAGCGGAGATAACAAGACGCCAAATCGAGCTTTGTCGGAGGAAGGGTTGCAAACACTCGCCAGAGAAATCAAAGCCCTCACAATGTCGATGCTACTATCAGAGGAAGAAAATCAAACCGCTAGCGACATCTCCTTAGGCGAACCCTAG
- the LOC106344924 gene encoding uncharacterized protein LOC106344924 — MTKKKTPQILKTDTALKLAEKWVANMSMPAEDDPIEAQQEARPPRLGLGAKVSRQTKRRPSDDPLDQKLQAKFDAGRRKQARAEAESNICFAPLEISN; from the exons ATGACAAAGAAGAAAACACCACAGATTCTCAAGACAGATACGGCACTAAAACTT GCTGAGAAGTGGGTTGCCAACATGTCGATGCCTGCAGAGGATGATCCTATTGAGGCTCAACAAGAAGCTCGACCACCCAG GCTTGGACTTGGTGCTAAAGTGTCACGTCAAACGAAGCGTAGACCCTCGGACGACCCTCTTGACCAAAAACTACAAGCCAAGTTTGATGCAGGGAGAAGAAAACAGGCAAGAGCTGAGGCCGAGTCTAACATTTGTTTTGCTCCTCTAGAGATCTCAAATTGA
- the LOC106344926 gene encoding uncharacterized protein LOC106344926: MYNRVDEVTGEIKKEYKEGLTGFMQFATNQEISREQGKMSCPCSKCDNEKFINIETVWKHLFWKGFTPGYYIWFSHGEDFGTLPSTSHVNIGECGNERVENMVLEEENTMNMEEDNGGNIVRDVFRETIDGANIAEEPNEEAKRFYDILQAARNPIYEGCKDGLSALSAATRLMSIKTEWNLAEDCVDAIADFAKDYMPADNLAPGSFYEIQKLVSGLGLPYEMIDVCRDNCMIFWGDDCNLEACKWCGKQRFKETSGRKKIPYQRIWYLPITDRLKRLYQSEQTAASMRWHAEHEFTGEISHPSDAEAWKHFRNVYSDFAAEARNVYLGLCTDGFNPFGKSGRKYSLWPVIVTPYNLPPALCMKQEFLFLTILVPGPNHPRRSLDVFLQPLIEELKMLWFEGEVKVTKNGRRFGYGTMDIGEPSGPSYATQSPDYKALYLETQTKLVQVTNKCDELSSQVEDAQYWSTVMRNMFPDHVPPSQAARQAATANNTFEA, encoded by the exons ATGTATAATCGTGTAGATGAAGTCACCGGTGAAATCAAGAAGGAGTACAAGGAAGGGCTCACCGGATTTATGCAATTTGCTACAAATCAAGAAATCTCTCGTGAACAAGGTAAAATGAGTTGTCCTTGTAGCAAATGTGATAACGAGAAATTCATTAATATTGAGACTGTATGGAAGCATTTGTTTTGGAAAGGATTCACACCCGGGTATTATATATGGTTTTCACATGGAGAGGATTTTGGAACATTGCCTAGTACTAGTCATGTTAATATAGGCGAGTGTGGAAATGAAAGAGTAGAAAATATGGTTTTAGAAGAAGAAAATACAATGAATATGGAAGAAGATAATGGTGGTAACATAGTTAGAGATGTGTTTCGTGAAACCATTGATGGGGCTAATATTGCTGAGGAACCAAATGAAGAAGCAAAGCGGTTTTATGATATTCTACAAGCCGCTAGGAATCCGATCTATGAAGGATGCAAAGATGGTTTATCAGCTCTATCAGCTGCAACTAGGTTGATGAGTATTAAAACAGAATGGAATTTGGCTGAGGATTGTGTTGATGCAATTGCAGATTTTGCTAAAGATTATATGCCTGCAGATAATCTAGCACCGGGATCATTTTACGAAATTCAAAAATTGGTCTCGGGACTAGGGTTACCATACGAAATGATAGATGTATGCAGAGACAATTGCATGATTTTTTGGGGAGATGACTGCAATTTGGAAGCATGCAAGTGGTGTGGAAAGCAAAGATTTAAGGAAACGTCTGGGAGAAAAAAAATTCCTTACCAGAGAATATGGTATTTGCCAATCACAGATAGGTTAAAAAGGCTCTACCAATCTGAACAAACTGCAGCGTCAATGAGATGGCACGCTGAACATGAATTCACTGGAGAAATTTCACATCCATCTGATGCAGAAGCATGGAAGCATTTTCGAAATGTTTATTCTGATTTTGCGGCTGAAGCACGAAATGTGTATCTTGGGTTATGCACAGACGGGTTCAACCCTTTTGGGAAGTCAGGTCGGAAGTATTCACTCTGGCCAGTTATTGTGACCCCATATAATCTACCACCAGCTCTCTGCATGAAACAAGAATTTTTATTTCTGACCATACTAGTTCCTGGACCAAATCACCCTCGTCGGTCTCTTGATGTGTTCCTACAACCTTTGATCGAAGAGCTGAAAATGTTATGGTTCGAAGGG GAGGTTAAAGTAACAAAAAATGGTCGCCGTTTTGGGTATGGAACAATGGATATCGGTGAACCAAGTGGTCCAAGTTATGCAACTCAATCTCCGGATTACAAAGCATTGTATCTGGAGACACAAACAAAGCTCGTCCAAGTTACCAATAAGTGTGATGAGTTGTCTTCTCAAGTTGAAGATGCTCAGTATTGGAGTACTGTCATGCGAAACATGTTCCCTGATCATGTCCCACCCTCTCAAGCTGCAAGACAAGCTGCAACCGCTAATAACACCTTCGAAGCCTAA
- the LOC106343351 gene encoding midasin-like, which yields MDDQLDEKTLVGTYVCTDQPGEFKWLPGSLTQAIMNGFWVVLEDIDKAPSDVPLVLSPLLGGSCSFVTSHGEVIKIAESFQLFSTISTPECSVSHIGEAGNSLSPLWRRIVVYPPDRESLQNIVGARYQNLILIETYEKVNSALRPQFSGSATENSATFSSPSSFSLRDLLKLCERVQGLPSYDGHAISLEAADIFSASYMSTQNRATVSEIVASVWNVLVPESQHKPPIQELSKTLKIGRVSLPLGETASHDRSRFVETRTSTRLLEKIARSVKYNEPVLLVGETGTGKTTLVQNLAQWIGQKLTVLVCF from the exons ATGGATGATCAACTTGACGAGAAAACGCTGGTTGGCACTTATGTGTGTACTGATCAACCTGGAGAATTTAAATGGCTGCCTGGTTCACTTACCCAG GCTATTATGAATGGTTTCTGGGTGGTTCTTGAGGACATAGACAAAGCTCCATCAGATGTCCCCCTTGTCTTGTCCCCTTTGCTGGGAGGCTCATGCTCATTCGTGACCAGCCATGGAGAG GTGATAAAGATAGCAGAGAGTTTCCAACTGTTTTCAACCATATCCACACCCGAATGCAGTGTATCACACATCGGGGAAG CTGGAAATTCTCTAAGTCCTCTTTGGAGGAGAATTGTTGTTTATCCACCAGATCGTGAAAGCTTGCAAAATATTGTGGGTGCTCGGTATCAGAACCTGATACTTATTG AAACTTATGAAAAAGTCAACTCTGCTCTTCGTCCCCAGTTTTCTGGTTCGGCAACTGAAAACTCAGCTACATTCAGTTCCCCGAGTAGTTTTTCACTGAG AGATTTGCTCAAGTTGTGTGAACGAGTTCAGGGTCTGCCCTCGTATGATGGTCATGCAATTTCTCTGGAG GCAGCAGATATATTCTCTGCTTCTTATATGTCAACTCAAAATCGAGCGACTGTAAGTGAAATCGTGGCTAGCGTTTGGAATGTTCTTGTTCCAGAATCTCAGCATAAGCCCCCAATTCAG GAACTTTCTAAAACGCTTAAAATTGGCAGAGTGTCTCTACCACTTGGCGAAACTGCG TCACATGACCGGTCGAGGTTTGTTGAAACACGCACATCCACACGGTTACTTGAGAAAATAGCCCGATCTGTTAAGTACAACGAGCCAGTTCTCTTAGTAGGAGAAACAGGGACAGGGAAAACTACTCTAGTTCAAAATCTTGCACAGTGGATCGGACAGAAACTCACAGTTTTGGTGTGTTTTTAG